Proteins encoded in a region of the Paenibacillus pedocola genome:
- a CDS encoding TetR/AcrR family transcriptional regulator produces MGRIREFDVEKALDTAMQLFWEKGYEATSLSDLTSRMGIQRPSIYSTFGDKKELFEAALRKYTKFHASHVRTRLQNNLSVKAAFRTFFEGIVANEYRESSSRGCFCINTMVELAPHDEKFEILTREHQMYLTVIFQETIERGIQSGELEIGVNAKALAQALVVSLIGLTVMMKSRPERSFVDNTLEVILTLLK; encoded by the coding sequence ATGGGAAGAATCCGTGAATTTGATGTTGAAAAAGCATTAGATACAGCTATGCAACTGTTTTGGGAGAAAGGATATGAAGCTACCTCATTAAGTGATTTAACTTCCAGAATGGGAATTCAACGACCAAGTATATACTCAACTTTTGGAGACAAAAAGGAATTGTTCGAAGCTGCGTTACGCAAATATACGAAGTTCCATGCTTCCCATGTCCGAACCAGACTTCAAAACAATCTCTCTGTAAAAGCAGCATTTCGCACTTTTTTTGAAGGTATTGTTGCAAACGAGTATAGAGAGAGTTCCAGCCGGGGATGTTTTTGCATCAATACGATGGTCGAACTTGCGCCTCATGATGAAAAGTTTGAAATCCTTACAAGGGAACATCAGATGTACCTTACGGTCATATTCCAGGAAACAATTGAACGAGGTATCCAATCAGGTGAACTTGAAATCGGGGTGAACGCGAAGGCTTTAGCACAGGCACTTGTTGTATCTTTAATTGGACTAACTGTGATGATGAAGTCTCGTCCGGAACGATCCTTTGTTGATAATACTCTAGAAGTGATACTTACATTGCTTAAGTAA
- a CDS encoding MerR family transcriptional regulator: MMMKIQELADKMGLTIHTIRFYEKEGLLDNRHVRRESNNYRNYSEEAVARIKLIKKFQSIGCSLAELKETLQDHDTNARSNMQIIEWIHGKKQEIEHKKEEYDQMLATLNWMLEYRTLLINDPQKAEEMLKAWHARSSE, translated from the coding sequence ATGATGATGAAAATTCAGGAACTGGCGGACAAGATGGGATTAACGATCCACACGATCCGCTTTTATGAAAAGGAAGGCTTGCTGGATAACCGGCATGTCCGGCGGGAGAGCAACAATTACCGCAACTATTCGGAAGAGGCAGTCGCGCGGATAAAGCTCATCAAGAAGTTCCAGTCCATCGGCTGCTCACTGGCTGAACTGAAAGAAACTCTGCAGGACCACGACACCAATGCGCGCAGCAACATGCAGATCATAGAGTGGATTCACGGCAAGAAACAGGAGATTGAACACAAGAAGGAAGAATACGATCAAATGCTGGCCACCCTTAACTGGATGCTTGAATACCGGACTCTGCTCATCAACGATCCGCAAAAAGCAGAGGAGATGCTTAAGGCATGGCATGCCCGGTCATCTGAGTGA
- a CDS encoding endo-1,4-beta-xylanase: MSRMVKKIFSAVLAASLLLPLGRIAPVARAAETGQEETRTVYHETFAGGAGKAVNSGGASLAAVTGKVFDGNADGAALYVNNRVNNWDAADFKYSDLGLENGKTYTVTAIVYVDANVTLPATAKASLQTVNSYGNYTEAAYESGKAVTLTKEFTVDTSKDQAMRINSNEAGAAVPFYIGDILFTEQVITDVGEEPAREPALPFTTITFEDQTAGGFIGRAGTETLSITNEDNHTGEGSYALKVEGRTSTWHGPSLRVEKYVDKGSEYKISAWVKLIDPASSQLQLSTQVGNGSSANYVALSPKTINAADGWVKFEGSYRYNSVGGEYLTIYIESSNNAAASFYIDDISFEPTGTGPVAIQKDLVPVKAAYQNDFLIGNAITAEDLEGVRLELLKMHHNVATAGNAMKPDALQPTKGNFTFDAADAMVDKVLAEGMQMHGHVLVWHQQSPAWMNTATDAEGNTTALGRDEALVNLRTHIQTVMEHFGDKVISWDVVNEAMNDNPPNPADWETSLRQSPWKNAIGADYVEQAFLAAREVLDAHPDWNIKLYYNDYNEDNQNKAQAIYNMVKTINDRYALTHPGKLLIDGVGMQSHYSINTNPDNVKLSLEKFISLGVEVSITELDIQAGSNYQLSDKLADAQGYLYAQLMDLYKAHSANIARITFWGMDDNTSWRASSNPLLFDKSLQAKPAYYGVIDPAKFMAEHQPDTTDANVSTAVYGSPKVDGTVDALWNNASELSVNRYQLAWQGATGVAKTLWDDQNLYVLIQVSDAQLDKGSPNAWEQDSVEIFLDQNNAKTSFYQEDDGQFRVNYDNETTFNPPGIAAGFESATKVSGTNYTVEVKLPLNKISAANDKKLGFDIQINDAKDGARQSVAAWNDTTGNGYQDTSIYGVLTLSGKNVSSEPTPTPTPVATPTPTPTQTQTPTPTPTTAALPGGSSSASTPQPVTVESKDGIVTIKPAVKTEGGAAKAAVSGDHMKKALEQAVPAADGKKHIVIDLPKQTGAASYEVQLPAQNVKGQQNLVLLIKTDLGTMELPSNMLSGVTADTEVVSVRIQQASTDNLDAAARSVIGQGPVIGLSLTAGGKAIALSSPNMSLKISIPYTPAAAQLGNKGSLVAGQIDSKGSLTAIPNSRYDAASGSLVFRAAQSGIFAVAYKPVSFSDLGNLLWAQDAISAMAARGIVQGTVENSFSPASSVKRADFITLLVRALELKGTGQAAAGFTDIPADAYYSNELVIAQQLGIVNGYADNSFKPGSGISRQEMMVIAARALAAAGKETSGSGSLNAYADAAEVSDYAVDSVSLLVKSGIVTGKNGKLAPEDTVTRAEAAVIVYRIWGL, from the coding sequence ATGAGTAGAATGGTTAAAAAAATTTTCTCAGCAGTATTAGCGGCCAGTCTGCTACTTCCGTTAGGCAGGATTGCTCCGGTTGCCCGGGCAGCTGAAACGGGCCAGGAAGAGACCAGAACGGTTTACCATGAAACCTTTGCGGGTGGGGCAGGAAAAGCAGTCAACTCAGGAGGGGCAAGTCTTGCGGCAGTCACCGGCAAAGTTTTTGACGGCAATGCCGATGGTGCGGCTTTATACGTAAATAACAGAGTGAATAACTGGGATGCGGCGGATTTCAAGTACAGCGATCTCGGTCTCGAAAACGGGAAAACGTACACAGTAACTGCCATAGTGTATGTTGATGCCAATGTGACTTTACCTGCAACTGCAAAGGCTTCGCTTCAAACTGTGAACAGCTATGGGAATTATACAGAAGCGGCTTATGAATCCGGCAAAGCCGTTACCCTAACCAAGGAATTTACGGTGGACACCAGCAAAGATCAGGCCATGCGTATTAATTCCAATGAGGCCGGAGCGGCTGTGCCGTTCTATATTGGAGACATTCTTTTTACCGAGCAGGTAATCACGGATGTTGGAGAAGAGCCGGCAAGAGAACCGGCATTACCGTTCACCACAATTACCTTTGAAGATCAGACTGCAGGCGGCTTCATAGGCAGAGCTGGAACTGAAACGCTGAGTATCACGAATGAAGACAATCACACTGGAGAGGGCTCCTATGCGCTGAAGGTGGAAGGCAGAACCTCAACCTGGCACGGACCTTCACTGCGTGTAGAGAAGTATGTAGATAAGGGCAGTGAATATAAAATTTCAGCCTGGGTGAAGCTGATTGACCCGGCAAGCTCGCAGCTCCAGCTGTCTACGCAGGTGGGTAACGGAAGCAGTGCCAATTATGTGGCGCTTTCCCCTAAGACCATCAATGCCGCAGACGGCTGGGTGAAATTTGAGGGAAGCTACCGCTATAACAGTGTGGGCGGCGAATATCTTACGATCTATATTGAAAGTTCAAATAATGCAGCAGCCTCCTTTTATATCGACGATATCAGCTTTGAGCCGACCGGCACTGGCCCTGTTGCCATCCAAAAGGATCTGGTTCCTGTAAAAGCGGCTTATCAGAACGATTTTCTGATCGGCAATGCAATTACCGCGGAGGATCTGGAAGGGGTCCGGCTGGAGCTGCTCAAAATGCATCACAACGTTGCTACCGCCGGCAATGCCATGAAACCGGATGCGCTACAGCCGACAAAGGGGAATTTTACTTTTGACGCCGCGGATGCCATGGTTGACAAGGTGCTGGCTGAAGGTATGCAGATGCACGGGCATGTGCTGGTGTGGCATCAGCAGTCTCCGGCGTGGATGAATACAGCCACAGATGCCGAAGGGAATACGACTGCACTGGGGCGGGACGAGGCGCTCGTTAATTTGCGGACCCATATCCAAACGGTCATGGAGCATTTCGGGGATAAGGTAATCTCCTGGGATGTTGTGAACGAAGCCATGAACGATAATCCGCCAAATCCGGCCGATTGGGAAACCTCGCTGCGCCAGTCTCCTTGGAAGAATGCAATTGGAGCAGACTATGTCGAGCAAGCCTTCCTGGCAGCCAGAGAAGTGCTGGACGCTCACCCGGATTGGAATATTAAGCTGTATTATAACGATTACAACGAAGACAACCAGAATAAAGCACAGGCTATCTATAACATGGTCAAAACGATCAATGATAGGTATGCGCTTACTCATCCCGGCAAGCTCCTCATCGACGGTGTCGGCATGCAGTCGCACTACAGCATTAATACCAATCCCGACAATGTGAAATTGTCTCTGGAAAAGTTTATTTCCCTTGGTGTAGAGGTAAGCATCACTGAGCTCGATATTCAGGCCGGAAGCAACTATCAGCTGTCTGACAAGCTCGCGGATGCCCAGGGTTATTTGTACGCACAATTAATGGATTTGTATAAAGCTCATTCTGCCAATATTGCCAGAATTACGTTCTGGGGTATGGATGACAATACGAGCTGGAGAGCCTCTTCCAATCCGCTGTTGTTCGATAAGAGTCTCCAGGCCAAACCGGCTTACTACGGAGTTATCGATCCTGCTAAATTTATGGCAGAGCACCAGCCGGATACTACCGATGCCAATGTCTCCACTGCAGTCTATGGCTCGCCAAAAGTGGATGGAACGGTTGATGCGTTATGGAACAATGCATCCGAGCTATCGGTTAACCGTTATCAGCTCGCATGGCAGGGAGCAACGGGAGTTGCTAAGACGCTCTGGGATGATCAGAACCTGTATGTGCTGATTCAAGTCAGCGATGCACAGCTTGATAAAGGCAGTCCCAATGCATGGGAGCAGGATTCCGTTGAAATTTTCCTGGATCAGAATAATGCCAAAACCTCGTTCTATCAGGAGGATGACGGGCAGTTCCGGGTCAATTATGACAATGAAACGACTTTCAATCCGCCGGGTATAGCCGCAGGCTTCGAATCGGCAACCAAGGTATCCGGAACAAACTACACGGTTGAAGTTAAGCTTCCGCTTAACAAAATTTCGGCAGCTAATGATAAGAAGCTCGGCTTCGACATCCAGATCAATGACGCCAAGGACGGGGCACGGCAAAGCGTTGCTGCATGGAATGATACAACCGGCAACGGTTATCAGGATACTTCTATTTACGGCGTGCTTACCCTCTCGGGTAAAAATGTTAGTTCGGAACCAACACCGACACCAACACCGGTAGCGACACCTACGCCAACACCAACACAAACACAAACACCAACGCCAACACCGACAACTGCAGCGTTACCCGGCGGCAGCAGTAGCGCATCTACTCCACAGCCAGTAACCGTTGAGAGCAAAGACGGGATCGTTACAATCAAACCAGCGGTGAAGACGGAAGGCGGGGCAGCAAAGGCAGCGGTTTCGGGCGATCATATGAAAAAGGCGCTTGAACAGGCTGTTCCGGCAGCAGACGGTAAAAAACACATCGTGATTGACCTGCCGAAGCAGACAGGCGCAGCCTCTTATGAAGTTCAACTGCCCGCTCAAAATGTAAAGGGGCAGCAAAACCTCGTGCTGCTGATCAAGACAGACCTAGGAACGATGGAGCTTCCAAGCAACATGCTGTCCGGTGTTACAGCGGACACTGAGGTTGTATCCGTCCGTATACAGCAAGCTTCCACAGATAATCTTGATGCGGCAGCCCGCAGTGTCATTGGCCAAGGTCCGGTAATTGGACTGAGCCTGACTGCCGGTGGCAAAGCCATAGCCTTGAGCAGTCCGAATATGTCATTAAAGATCTCCATTCCTTATACCCCGGCAGCAGCCCAGCTTGGCAATAAGGGTTCACTTGTGGCAGGTCAGATCGACAGCAAGGGAAGTTTGACAGCGATTCCGAACAGCCGATATGACGCAGCAAGCGGATCGCTAGTATTCCGTGCCGCGCAATCCGGTATCTTTGCGGTAGCCTATAAGCCGGTAAGCTTCTCAGACCTGGGGAATCTGTTATGGGCTCAAGACGCGATCAGCGCCATGGCCGCCCGGGGAATTGTTCAGGGTACTGTTGAGAACAGCTTCTCCCCTGCTTCTTCTGTAAAGCGTGCAGATTTCATCACGCTGCTTGTAAGAGCACTTGAGCTAAAGGGTACAGGGCAAGCTGCTGCGGGCTTCACCGATATCCCGGCAGATGCTTATTACAGCAATGAACTGGTCATCGCGCAGCAGCTGGGCATCGTAAACGGCTATGCAGACAACAGCTTCAAGCCGGGCAGCGGGATCAGCCGTCAGGAAATGATGGTAATCGCAGCGCGCGCACTTGCGGCAGCAGGGAAAGAAACCTCTGGCAGCGGAAGTCTGAACGCTTACGCGGATGCAGCGGAGGTATCAGATTATGCTGTGGACAGCGTGTCTTTGTTGGTTAAATCGGGTATTGTCACCGGTAAGAACGGCAAGCTGGCACCGGAAGACACAGTTACCCGTGCGGAAGCGGCTGTGATTGTGTACCGGATTTGGGGATTGTAA
- the alaS gene encoding alanine--tRNA ligase: MKASEIRSKWLQFFESKGHKIEPSASLVPHNDPSLLWINAGMAPLKAYFDGREIPENPRLTNSQKCIRTNDIENVGKTRRHHTFFEMLGNFSIGDYFKEEAITWAWEFLTGKEWIGFDGDRISVTVYAEDEEAFKLWNEKVGLPAERIIKLGDENFWDIGEGPCGPCSEIFYDRGEAYGSDMSDPEMYPGGENERWLEVWNLVFSQFNHNKDGSYTPLPNKNIDTGAGLERLASILQDVDSNFDTDLFQPVIQKTAGLAGVKYKDNLEQDIALKVIADHIRTVTFAVGDGVLPSNEGRGYIIRRLLRRAVRYGKTLGLDRPFLHELTETVGEVMGVYYPSVVENREYIAKIIRTEEERFHETLSDGLAILGEISAKAKADGLGTIAGADAFKLYDTYGFPFDLTEDFASEQGLTVDREGFDAAMQEQRDRARAARQDNASMKIQGGALAELTVKSEFVGYTDVVTESKILAIVVDGALVDVVSEGAECQVVLEATPFYAESGGQVSDTGLLTGGSVTAKVTGLFKAPHGQHVHLVTVEAGDLKVGDSIRAEVNREQREDIVKNHTATHLLHKALKEVLGGHVNQAGSLVEGARLRFDFSHFGAITPEELSDIEHRVNAQIWRGLDVVIENKPIDEAKAMGAMALFGEKYGNIVRVVQVGDYSLELCGGIHVGNTSQIGIFKLVSESGIGSGVRRIEAVTGRYAYQFTESQLDLLKQSAGLLKSSLNDVPKRIEALHAQVREISRENESLQSKLSATFAAELTGSVKTVGGGTQLLAVAVQAGNMDALRSTADELKAKLPDAVLVLGAAMDDKVNFVVSVPQELVKKGFHAGKLVKEVAAVCGGGGGGRPDMAQAGGKDASKLAEALAKAEELVAAQA; encoded by the coding sequence ATGAAAGCAAGTGAAATCCGTTCCAAATGGTTGCAGTTTTTTGAGAGCAAAGGCCACAAAATCGAGCCAAGCGCCTCGCTTGTTCCGCACAACGATCCATCCCTTCTGTGGATTAATGCCGGTATGGCGCCCCTCAAGGCGTACTTCGACGGACGGGAGATTCCTGAGAATCCCCGCCTGACAAACTCACAGAAATGTATCCGTACCAATGATATTGAGAATGTCGGCAAGACACGCCGCCACCATACGTTCTTCGAGATGCTGGGCAACTTCTCCATCGGCGATTATTTCAAGGAAGAAGCGATTACCTGGGCCTGGGAGTTCCTGACCGGCAAGGAATGGATCGGCTTCGACGGGGACCGCATTTCCGTTACGGTGTACGCCGAGGATGAAGAAGCATTCAAGCTGTGGAATGAAAAAGTTGGCCTGCCTGCTGAGCGCATCATCAAGCTGGGCGACGAGAACTTCTGGGATATCGGCGAAGGCCCTTGCGGTCCTTGCTCGGAAATATTCTATGACCGCGGCGAAGCTTACGGCAGCGACATGAGTGATCCTGAAATGTATCCGGGCGGCGAGAATGAACGCTGGCTGGAAGTGTGGAACCTCGTATTCTCCCAGTTCAACCATAACAAAGACGGCAGCTATACGCCGCTTCCTAATAAGAACATTGATACCGGTGCAGGTCTTGAGCGTCTGGCATCCATTCTGCAGGATGTGGATTCCAACTTCGATACAGACTTGTTCCAGCCGGTAATCCAGAAAACTGCCGGTCTGGCCGGAGTGAAATACAAAGACAATCTGGAGCAGGATATCGCACTGAAGGTCATTGCCGACCATATCCGTACCGTTACCTTTGCAGTTGGTGACGGGGTGCTTCCTTCTAATGAAGGCCGTGGCTATATTATCCGCCGGTTGCTGCGCCGTGCTGTCCGTTACGGCAAAACCTTAGGACTTGACCGTCCATTCCTGCACGAGCTGACTGAAACTGTCGGCGAAGTGATGGGCGTGTACTACCCGTCCGTTGTGGAGAACCGCGAATATATCGCCAAAATCATCCGTACAGAAGAGGAACGTTTCCACGAGACACTGTCCGACGGACTTGCCATTCTTGGTGAAATTTCGGCCAAAGCTAAAGCTGACGGACTGGGTACTATTGCAGGTGCTGATGCGTTCAAGCTCTATGACACCTACGGCTTCCCGTTTGACCTGACAGAAGACTTTGCTTCCGAGCAGGGACTTACTGTAGACCGCGAAGGCTTCGATGCAGCGATGCAGGAGCAGCGCGACCGGGCCAGAGCAGCCCGCCAGGACAACGCCAGCATGAAAATCCAGGGCGGCGCACTGGCCGAACTGACGGTTAAAAGCGAATTTGTTGGATATACTGACGTGGTAACAGAGTCTAAAATACTGGCAATTGTGGTTGACGGCGCACTTGTTGATGTCGTCAGCGAAGGCGCTGAATGCCAGGTTGTGCTTGAAGCTACGCCTTTCTATGCAGAGAGCGGCGGCCAGGTCAGCGACACCGGTCTTTTGACTGGCGGTTCCGTAACTGCTAAGGTCACAGGCCTGTTCAAGGCTCCGCACGGCCAGCATGTTCACCTGGTGACTGTTGAAGCCGGAGACCTGAAGGTCGGCGATAGCATCCGGGCAGAAGTAAACCGTGAGCAGCGTGAAGATATTGTGAAGAACCATACCGCAACTCACCTGCTGCACAAAGCGCTTAAGGAAGTACTAGGCGGTCATGTTAATCAGGCCGGCTCTTTAGTAGAAGGTGCACGCCTGCGCTTTGACTTCTCACATTTCGGCGCAATTACGCCGGAAGAGCTGAGCGACATTGAGCACCGGGTTAATGCGCAGATCTGGCGCGGACTGGACGTAGTCATTGAGAACAAGCCGATTGACGAAGCCAAAGCTATGGGTGCTATGGCACTCTTCGGCGAGAAATACGGCAACATCGTCCGTGTAGTTCAAGTCGGTGATTACAGCCTTGAGCTGTGCGGCGGGATTCATGTTGGGAACACCTCGCAGATCGGTATCTTCAAGCTGGTAAGTGAAAGCGGCATTGGCTCCGGGGTTCGCCGGATTGAGGCGGTAACCGGACGTTATGCGTACCAGTTTACAGAAAGCCAGCTGGATCTGCTGAAGCAATCGGCCGGGCTGCTCAAATCTTCGCTGAACGATGTGCCGAAGCGTATTGAAGCGCTGCATGCCCAGGTTCGTGAGATCTCCCGTGAGAACGAATCGCTGCAATCGAAGCTGAGTGCAACCTTTGCCGCTGAGCTGACCGGCAGTGTGAAGACGGTGGGCGGCGGAACACAGCTGCTTGCAGTTGCTGTCCAGGCAGGCAATATGGATGCACTGCGCTCCACAGCGGATGAGTTGAAAGCCAAGCTTCCGGATGCTGTACTTGTACTGGGCGCAGCGATGGATGATAAGGTTAACTTTGTAGTATCAGTGCCGCAGGAGCTGGTCAAAAAAGGCTTCCATGCCGGCAAGCTGGTCAAAGAAGTTGCAGCAGTATGCGGCGGCGGCGGCGGCGGACGGCCGGATATGGCCCAAGCAGGCGGCAAAGACGCTTCCAAGCTGGCTGAGGCTCTCGCCAAAGCCGAGGAGCTAGTTGCTGCCCAGGCTTAA
- a CDS encoding MFS transporter, with protein MSAPVSSITRYVTLLFAVACGMSVANIYFAQPLLDALSSEFGIDYSTIGIVITITQVFYALGLLLLVPLGDLLNQRRLIIGQMLLSVTALLIVGTASSSTVLFAGMAVVGLLAVVTQTLVASAATMAAPAERGRVLGLVTSGVVIGILLARSIAGILTDLAGWRSVYLVSAVLMLLMVCALFRALPNFEREKELLSYPQLLKSVLLLFAQERILRIRATLCLLIFTAFSILWTSLVLPLSSAPLSLSHTAIGAFGLAGVAGALAAARAGRLADQGLGQRTTGVALILLLISWLLIGYTEHSLLALVVGIVLLDLAVQAVHVTNQSMILTLRPEARSRLTAGYMVFYSIGSATGSITSTYIYAYFGWNGVCLLGASVSAFALLFWAMTRRITVTALN; from the coding sequence ATTTCAGCTCCCGTATCTTCCATAACTCGATATGTGACACTATTGTTTGCCGTTGCCTGCGGGATGTCTGTTGCCAACATCTATTTCGCTCAACCGTTACTTGACGCTCTGTCGAGTGAATTCGGTATCGACTATTCAACCATTGGCATTGTCATTACTATTACTCAGGTTTTTTATGCATTGGGACTGTTGCTGCTAGTGCCACTTGGGGATTTGCTGAATCAGCGTCGGCTGATCATCGGTCAGATGCTATTATCCGTGACTGCTCTATTAATAGTTGGCACTGCCTCCTCCAGCACGGTGCTTTTTGCAGGCATGGCTGTAGTAGGACTGCTTGCTGTTGTGACACAGACACTCGTGGCTTCTGCAGCGACGATGGCTGCCCCGGCTGAACGCGGGCGTGTACTTGGATTGGTAACAAGCGGAGTCGTGATCGGCATACTTCTTGCCAGATCTATTGCAGGAATATTAACGGATCTTGCGGGTTGGCGTTCAGTCTATCTGGTTTCTGCCGTGTTGATGCTTCTTATGGTTTGTGCACTATTTCGGGCATTGCCAAATTTTGAGCGTGAGAAGGAGCTGCTGTCCTATCCGCAGCTGCTTAAGTCGGTGCTCTTGCTGTTCGCACAAGAACGGATATTACGCATCCGGGCTACACTGTGTCTGCTGATTTTCACCGCCTTCAGTATTCTGTGGACTTCATTAGTACTACCTCTTAGCTCAGCACCATTATCTCTTTCTCATACTGCAATTGGAGCTTTTGGTCTTGCGGGGGTTGCCGGAGCATTAGCGGCGGCACGAGCGGGGCGGCTAGCCGACCAGGGGTTAGGACAGAGGACAACCGGCGTAGCCTTGATCCTATTGTTGATATCATGGCTGCTAATCGGCTATACCGAACACTCGCTACTCGCATTGGTCGTTGGCATTGTCCTCCTTGACTTGGCGGTGCAAGCCGTGCATGTCACCAATCAAAGTATGATCCTAACTTTGCGTCCTGAGGCGCGAAGTCGGCTCACCGCCGGTTACATGGTTTTCTACTCTATTGGCAGTGCTACTGGTTCAATTACTTCTACCTATATATACGCATATTTTGGCTGGAACGGGGTATGTTTGTTAGGTGCATCTGTTAGCGCCTTCGCCCTTCTTTTTTGGGCAATGACCAGACGAATTACGGTTACCGCTTTAAATTAA
- a CDS encoding SDR family oxidoreductase, with protein sequence MHVFVTGATGYIGSAVVRELISAGHTVTGLCRFEEKAAGLNAAGAEAVYGTLDDLDTLRGAAEAADGVIHLAFTNDFSDFDGALALDMGAVQAIGAALEDSGKPFITTAHANGTAVDQAVLAMAERGIRAAIVSLSPSVHGEGDRGFVPMMINIARAKGFAAYIGDGSNRWPAVHRQDAAVLYRLALESAPAGSRLLGAGDQGIPLREIAGVIGRHLNVPAVSITTEEAADHFGFLGAIAALDLASLYNTEQASTVTRDLLGWKPVQPGLLADLEQGHYFA encoded by the coding sequence ATGCATGTTTTTGTTACAGGAGCAACAGGGTATATCGGTTCCGCGGTCGTCCGGGAACTGATCAGCGCGGGCCACACAGTGACGGGCCTTTGCCGTTTTGAGGAGAAGGCAGCGGGTTTAAATGCGGCGGGAGCCGAAGCGGTCTACGGCACACTGGACGATCTCGATACTTTGCGGGGCGCCGCCGAAGCTGCGGACGGTGTGATTCATCTGGCATTCACTAATGATTTTTCCGACTTCGACGGTGCGCTGGCTCTGGATATGGGGGCCGTTCAGGCCATAGGGGCGGCGCTCGAAGACTCCGGGAAGCCGTTCATTACTACAGCTCACGCCAACGGAACTGCGGTTGACCAAGCAGTACTCGCAATGGCAGAGCGGGGAATCCGGGCAGCCATCGTCTCCCTATCCCCTTCCGTGCATGGCGAAGGCGATAGAGGCTTCGTGCCGATGATGATCAATATCGCCCGGGCAAAGGGCTTCGCCGCCTACATCGGCGATGGAAGTAACCGCTGGCCGGCAGTGCACCGCCAAGATGCGGCAGTTCTGTACCGACTGGCGCTGGAATCTGCCCCGGCGGGCTCGCGGCTGCTTGGCGCAGGCGATCAAGGTATTCCGCTTCGCGAAATCGCCGGGGTCATCGGGCGCCATTTAAACGTACCGGCGGTCAGCATAACAACTGAAGAAGCCGCCGACCATTTCGGCTTTCTCGGCGCTATTGCGGCACTCGATCTCGCAAGCTTGTATAACACTGAGCAGGCAAGCACGGTAACACGGGACCTGCTGGGCTGGAAGCCGGTGCAGCCCGGACTGCTCGCCGACCTCGAACAAGGGCATTATTTTGCATAA